A stretch of DNA from Oryza brachyantha chromosome 4, ObraRS2, whole genome shotgun sequence:
TCGTCTGCGACACAAGAGCCATCACGCGCATCAGCTTAAACATGTGGAAACAACAGAAGCAGATTTGGAGCTCGACAGCTCAATtcatggcggcggtggctgcaCCTGCGTGCCGGGGATCCGGGCCTCGGGTTGAGGCCGTGTCTGCGCGACCCTGGACGACCTCGGGCGCTTGGgcttgacggcgacggcggccagcggGAGGCGTAGCCCCGGAGGCGCACCACCGCCCGAGAACCCGGCCGGTCCCAGCACGTCCTCGATGTcttccatctccatctccggctgctgctgcggcggcgtccCCAGGCGAGTGGCGGCTTTCCCCGACCGAGTAGGGTTTTCGCTAGCCGGCGGCTCGCTGGCGTCGCCACGACGCGAGGGGGAAGCGGGCTTCTCGGTTGGGCCGCCATTCTGGGCCTGGCACGCTGCAGGCCGTGCCAAAAGCCCAATTAAATTTTGGGAGCCCAGTCTACCTTTTCCACCGGCCAGTCCGGAGTCCGGTTCGCGCCGTTGTGCCACGTCCCCCCCACTCGTGTCGCTCTCGCACCCACGCCGAGCTCGCCTTCGTTCCACGCGTACGCCGCGGCAGCGCGCCACGGCTATCGCCGCCGGGGCGCTTCTACAACCATCGGCCGCTCGGTGCGCGCGCGAATTTAAGCCGTTACAGCGGTGCACTTCCACTGTGGTGGTAAAGCTTTGCTTGATTGCTTCCTCAGTCTCGCTCACACCAGCTCACTGACAGAGCTCACTGACCACGGAGATCTGTCCAATGCGCCGTCGTCTCGCTCTCGCCATGATGAACGTCGTGGCCATCGGGCTCGTGCTTTCCACCTTGGCCGCGGCCGGCGTCTGGTCgcccgcgccgacgccgcccacGGCGGGGCAGCATGGTGGAGAGCATGTCGTCCGGGAGGGACGCCGTGTGGTCATCGTGGAGTACGAGCGGGAGCACCCGCTGTACCCCGGCGACAGCGTGAAGGAGACGCACGTCCTCCCCGCGGACGCccttgacggcggcgagggaatGGGCGGGCTAACCGACAAGGCTAAGGGCGTGGcctccgacgccgccgacaaggcggccgaggcggcggagggcggcaaGGAGGCGCTGTCCGACGCCAAGGAGAGCGCGACGGGGAAGGTGTTCGGCGCGGTGAAGCGCTGCAAGGACAGGATCTGCGGTGCGGCCAGGAAGGCGGAGGATGGCGCTAAGGAGAAGGCCTCGTCTGTCGAGCACGGCGCCGAAGACGCGGTGCGAGGTGCCGAGGAGGCGCTCTCGCGTGGCAAGGAGAGCACCGAGGGCAAGGTGTTCGACGCGGCATCGCAGGTGAAGGAGACCGCCATGGGCGCCAAGGACAAGGTCTCTGAAGCGGCAGGTAAAGCCAAGGAGAAGGCGTCACATGTACAGCACGGCGCAGTTGAGACCGTGAAGAGTGCAAAGGATAAGGTGTCCCAAGCGGCGAGACATGCCGGCGATAGCGCTAAGGAGCGCTTCATGGACGCCAAGGACAAGGCCTCCGACATCGTCGATAGTGCCGAACAGTACACCGAGGACGCCGCGGGGCGCGCCGCCCGCAAGGCGGTGCAAGCCGAGGCGGCGGTAAAGGCGAAGGCCGGAGAGGCGGCCAGCAACCTGTCCGACATCGCCCGGAGGGCGCGCGACGTGGcgtccgacgccgccgcgtacCTCCTCGGCGGGCccagggaggcggcgcgcacCACGATGGCGGTGATGCACCTGCTGGGCCTCGCCACGGCGTACGGCACGTCTGTGTGGGTGACGTTCGTGTCCAGCCACGtcctc
This window harbors:
- the LOC102723049 gene encoding uncharacterized protein LOC102723049, translating into TEICPMRRRLALAMMNVVAIGLVLSTLAAAGVWSPAPTPPTAGQHGGEHVVREGRRVVIVEYEREHPLYPGDSVKETHVLPADALDGGEGMGGLTDKAKGVASDAADKAAEAAEGGKEALSDAKESATGKVFGAVKRCKDRICGAARKAEDGAKEKASSVEHGAEDAVRGAEEALSRGKESTEGKVFDAASQVKETAMGAKDKVSEAAGKAKEKASHVQHGAVETVKSAKDKVSQAARHAGDSAKERFMDAKDKASDIVDSAEQYTEDAAGRAARKAVQAEAAVKAKAGEAASNLSDIARRARDVASDAAAYLLGGPREAARTTMAVMHLLGLATAYGTSVWVTFVSSHVLAAALPRQQLGMVQSKLFPVYFRAVAYGVGLALAAHLLGRERSSLAARAQSLNLLAALALVLANMLLLEPKATKVMFERMKVEKEEGRGRDMADIVDPPVVTVATANTATTTTVPTAARKPADGAAAGNNTAAKSATADAQTPKNRVARLNQRLKKLNGYSSLCNVLCLMALTWHLVHLARRLQMGSVC